One segment of Brassica napus cultivar Da-Ae chromosome C3, Da-Ae, whole genome shotgun sequence DNA contains the following:
- the LOC111213456 gene encoding cyclin-dependent kinase inhibitor 6-like — MSERDPNCKRDARALEAPSASDSQLKKKKLDDDSHGVVFLAVPSPSVASSDDSSRGGCSVTSAGEDDDKSSIICFSSESNEIPRKSPTVSADLETHQISDDLSVSGRISHRNEANPASEALGETTEMEASSADDRKSSPEVSKSPTPAEIEEFLSELENKDQKRFMDKYNFDIVNDKPLQGRYKWDRVKPLK; from the exons atgAGCGAGAGAGATCCTAACTGCAAGCGTGATGCGCGAGCGCTTGAAGCTCCGAGCGCAAGCGACTCGCaactcaagaagaagaagctcgaTGATGACTCTCATGGCGTCGTCTTCCTCGCGGTTCCTTCTCCTTCCGTGGCTTCATCGGATGATTCCTCTCGAGGCGGATGCTCTGTTACCTCCGCCGGAGAAGACGATGACAAGAGCTCGATCATCTGTTTCAGCAGTGAATCGAACGAAATCCCGAGGAAGAGTCCGACTGTTTCTGCAGATCTGGAG ACTCATCAAATCTCCGATGATCTCTCTGTTTCTGGGCGCATCTCTCACAGAAACGAGGCGAATCCAGCGAGTGAAGCTTTGGGAGAAACAACAGAGATGGAAGCATCATCGGCGGATGATCGGAAAAGTTCACCGGAAGTGAGCAAGAGTCCGACGCCGGCGGAGATTGAGGAGTTCTTATCGGAGCTAGAGAATAAAGATCAGAAGCGTTTCATGGATAA GTACAACTTCGATATCGTTAATGACAAACCGCTCCAAGGTCGC